The genomic DNA TTTCTAAAAAGTCCTTTGCCCCGCGATATGAGACATCGCATAGCTTCAATAAAATGGAAACTTTCAAGATGCTTTTGTCGGAATAAGCCTTTCTTCTACCTCTGCCTTGTTTGTTAACAAAGTTAGAAGGCAAAAGCTTGTCTAAGTACTCAATAATCTTTACAATATCGTTTTTTGTAAGTTCTTGTGGTACCATTTATTTGGGCCTCCTTTCTTATGTTGGGATATTTCAATGGTACCACCATTGGAATTTGGGAGGCCCACTTTTTTCGCGACACCCTATAAGTTATTTTCAAAAAACAGGTAGTATAAAAGACACTGTCAATAAAGTGCCAATTTTCCTCTAAAGAGACTATGTCTCTGAATTTAGGCATGCAATAAAAATTTGTTTTTTCACGAGAATACACCAAAGTTCATTTTCATCAATGGTAGAACATATCATTTCTGACTCGTGTATGCGTAATATCTTTCCTGACGTATAATGAATGCTTAGTCATGTTCGGGGAAGTTCTTTCTTTAAAATGACTTTGTTTTGTGCAATGTCGTACAGAATCAATTTTCCTTGAGTTTGATCTGCAAATCCTACAACCGTCTCATTAACAAAAAACGGGGAGATTATATCCTGCCATTCAGGTATAACATCTAATTGAGGGGAGTTATAACTTTCTATCTCGTAACCTTTATCTTTGGGAGTAGCAATGGCTAGCTTGTCTTCAAATCGCAATGCAAAGCATATTTTTCCGCTATCGCTCCAATCGCAGATGGGTGAAAGGGGAGGCATTGTATAAGCATTCGTAGAAACAGGTGCATCAGAACCCGTTTTCATGTCAAGAACATGAAGTTCCGTGCGATGATCATTTACAACGGACCATGCAATCTTACTTCCATCTTTTGAAATGCTTACATCAAAACTGGACCTTGGTTTATTTGAAGTGACTATTTTTGCGAAGTTGTTTTTGTAGTCGTATTCGACCAGGTAAATCGGACTTTTTTGCAGATAAAGCGGACCTTGGGAAGTTTTCCAGGAATAACTTTCCAGAAAGAACACACTGTTCTTGAAGATGTCTGCTCCATAAATAAGTATGAAATCAAAGTTCGGAATTCCTTTTACTTTTTTCTTGTCAATGGTTATAAATTCCTTCGGGTTCTGGATGTTTGTTACATAAAACTTTGCAGGATCCAAATCGTTGTAAATAACGATATTTCCAAAAGGATCACAGTTTACAATAGTACGAGATGATGGATAACCTGTGTATCTTAAAACATCCAGATACACAAAGGAAAAAATCGCTCTGTGCTGAAAATAATGTAACTGTAGAAATAAGCATGGATAAAATGAAGAAAGCAACAAACAACCTTTTCATTCAAACCACCTCGAATTTTCTATAATAGGACCAGAGTTCAGTTTTTCCATTATTCGCTCTGTTAACTCAAAATACATAAGTTGAGAAGATACCAATTCCACTGCCACTCAATATCGCTGGAAGAGCTATAAGAAACATGCGCACTGGAGGCTGAAAAAGTAGAAGCAACCAAAGTGGCATGAAGCAAATTATTGCCGACCCCAGAACAATGATCCATCCCAGAGAGGGAGAGGGTTTTACAACAAGAATTTCTCCTTTCACAGATATACCTCCTTGCTAAATCTTTCAATTATTCCAACCTGTTTCAGGATATAGGATTTCTTAAACATTTTCTTCTAATTATCGATCCTCCAATAGTTGCTTTACCCTGGATTTCTTTCCGTTTTCCAAGCTGTCTTTTCTTCCAACGAGGGTTTCTTTGACATTAACTGCACCCCCTTGCCTTTACTTTATTTCTCTACTTATATGTCCAATTCTTCAGGGGAGCAGTAAATAGTTTTTGCTCCATATTTGGGAGCCGAAGGAAATTCATCAATCCTTTCTAACAAATAGCTTCAATATTTCAACAGAATCCTGTGGACAAAAAATGTGATTATCGGAGATGTTTTCTTTTCCATACACTGATCCATCGAAAGGTTTTTCGACACATTTTGAACATAGCTTGCATTCTTCTGTGGAAAGGCTCAAATCCCATTTTGTGGATTTAGAAAAAATATTGCTTTCCAGGGAACAATTGCCTTTTCCAGATAGTATTACTGCAACATGGTTGCGATAGAAAATATTCTTCGATAAATCTAGTTCTGAGACATCAATAAATTTTGCACCAATTACATTTTCAGAAAATTTGTTGTTCTGACTGTATAGCGTATCTACGTTGCTTACAAGAAGACCTGTTCCCATGTGTTTTACCAGGTTGTTGGTGAATTCTATGTTATTAGCTGCTGATACAAGCATTGCTGTTCCACGGTATGTGAAACCTCCTTTGATTTTTTCCTTAACACCATTGAATACCGAGGTAGATATCGAAAGTGACCCACCAGAAAATAATATAGCGGTGCCAGAGGTCTCAAACTTACAATTTCTGAAGCTCACGTTGCTCATTATACTTTGGAAAAGCCTTCCATTTCCTCTGAAATTTATTCCCTCAAATTTTAGTTCATCAGAACCAATAACAACAATCATAGGGATTTCCGAATCAATTGGTTCAAAATAAACTTTTCCTTTCTCACCAACTATCTCAAGGGATTTGTTTATGACAGCTTTTGTACTATAAACACCCGGCATGACAATAATAATGTCACCGTTTTGAGCGATATCAATAGCTTTTTGAAGTGAATCTATGCTACCTTCTGGATTGACTGTTATTGTTCTTACCATCTCTTCATCAGCAATCAGAAGTGTTGAAAGGACTAGCAAAACGGTGAAAAACATTAATGATTTTTTCAATAGCATACCTGTCCCTCCCCGCAATTCACATTAAGAAGCTTTGTCTCAAATTCAAGTCAATTTCACGATGACAGCATGTCTCATAAGGAGTATCGAGAAGTGAATACCAACTACACGGATAAATTGTTACGCATTCATATTCACCAACACAGGTTTCAGGATAGGTGCACTGTGCGAGACAATACGCAGTACATGCTGCATAACAAACAGCATTTGTTCCACAAGTTGCACATCCTGCTACACATTGAGCGTAACAGGTCCAATCAGTGTATGCAGGTCGTACTTCCGTACACCAACATTCAGTGCGGGGTTCAGTTATACTGTCATCACATTCAACTCGAAGTGGTATTATACTTTCTGCAGAAAACAATACTGTTGAAACCATAATTAGAAGAACAAAAACCATCCTTTTTAACATGCGAATCCCTCCTTTTGTTTCTTTATTTCCTAAGTACATGTTCCTTCGACCCCCAAATATGGGAAAAACTATTTATTTTTAGGATATAAAAATCAAAAATCTTGCTATGTCAAGAAAGTGCTGTAAAAACATCCTTGTATCCCAAAAAAGACTACGACTCTGTATTTAGACATCGCAATCTTGCTTTACCTCTAACACAACAAGAGATATAAAAATCCGGCTCATATATTTCCAACTATCGATCAGGTAATAATACAGAAATTATCTGTGTGTCTTGATTACTGTTGAGTTCTTTGAGTTTGGAATTCAAAGAATTTTCGTACATGTTTTCCACACTGCCTTTGCTTGGACCATCTTTTGGACCAATCACGTCATCTGGATCAGCCAGTAAAGGTATGAGGCTTTAATACTGAATCATTGTGCTCATTTCATTCACGCTTTCGTTGACTGTAGATGGTGGGGTTTCATCTGTGTATTTCTTCCTATCACCTGGACTAGCAAAAATAATTGCAGAAAAAAGGAATAGGACAATAGACAATATGGCAATTTTCTTGAACACAATATCATCTCCCTGAGCTCCTTTGTAACCTAATTTTATCATCCGCCATATGATTTTCAAGTTTACTGGGTTCTGTAAGCCTTTCTGGTAAAGGGTTACAGCCAAGCAATTTTGTGCAATTTTCACTTACAGGAAAATTCAACCCATAACGGTCCATATGGTAAAGTTAAAATATATAAAATGTGTAATGGGAGTGATTTTTGATTAGCAAGAAATTTCCTGAATTTGTTGCGACTTTCTTGGAGTACGGTGGTTACGGAAAACCTTTTTTAAATTATTACTTCAATCATTCGAAGGACTCGGATTGGCTGGATTATTTTTTGATACTCAAATTGGTTTGGAAGCGAGAATATCCGAAAGCTCTGAGAAAGATTGACAGGGTATTAAAAAGAGTCAGGAAGAACAAAACGCTGACGTATTTTCTCCTTGCAGAGAAGCTTGCCTTGTTATCCAGATTGGATATTGAACAGGCAATTTTACTGTATAAGCAGTTAAAATATGACTTCTCGCAGATACCAAAAGCAGCGAGGAATATTGTTGCAACTGTGATGATAAATGTTCATGCAGAACTGCAAAGTAATGAAGATATGCATGAATTCAGAACATGGAGCAAGCAATACCTCGAGCACAATCCCACAAGAGTATTTCTCGAACTTGGAATAGCAAGAAGAAAAGCAATTTCCGGAAATCTAGATATGGCGAAGGAATTATTTTTGGATGCTTTTGAAATCGCCAGAAGCATACCACATCCGGGTGGGATGAGTGATTCTTTAAACGATTCTGCGTGGTATTTAAGAGAGTATGATTCGGAATTTTCACTAAAACTGGCACAGAAATGCCTGTACATAGATGGTCAGTACTATGAAAAATTCAACGGAGTAATAAATGAGTTTGACACATACCACAAGGTTTTGAAGCTTACAAAGGTTGAATGTCTTTGTGAAAACGCAATGATTTTATATTCAATATTCGAACTGATTCAGGAAACAGCGAAGGGTTATCTATACAAACGATATGAGGGGATGTTAAAGGAGTGCTTGAAATTCATAGCTGACCTTGAAGTTTCCTCTTACCGATCGGAATTGGCATTAATTGAAAATCTAAGAAGCAGGATATCTAATATAACAGCTGCTTCTAATAAAACAGGAATCGCCAGGCACAGACTCAGAGGGTTACTTAACGGCAAAACCCAAACCGTCAGGGGTGAAACTTTAAGGAAGATAATCACCGGATTGAGAATCGAGGTTGATCCACTCAACGATCCTTATCCAATCGTGAATGAATGGATAAAACTTCAGATAGATAAAGGCTTTGAAAATGCGATAACAGAGCTGGAAAAACTCAAACCATCCGAACGTGAAATATTAATCCTCTCAACATACACCGCTCTTTTGAACAGAAGGAAAGATTATCCTTACCTGAGCAGAAAAGGGACGCTTTCCCGTGCACTGGAACTTTGTAAAGAAGACCTTCGAAGGTTTAGAGAATTTACGGAAAATCGTTATGAAATGAAGAAATTCGTGGCTCAACTCTTCGAGCTTCATCCGTTCCTCGAAGGCAGGAGAGACCTTGTCAGAAAATTCCTGAAGGCCTTGCCTGCGAGAAAAAGAAAAGAGTTCATCCAGAAGCATCTTCAATTTGTGGATGAAGACAGAGGGGTAATAGATACCTTCATGAGAAACTACGTTCGCTACGACAAAAACTGGGGGCTAAGAATGAAACCTCCCGCAGAACTTTATCCCTTCACCCAGAAATACAGGCTAAAGAAAACCCAGACCGCCCTCGCTTACTGGGCGCTGGATAAGAAGAAGGAAAGGAAAAAGCTGATTAATAAGCTTCTGAGGTTTATTTGAAATATTTCTTATACTTTTGGTGTCTTCGGTGTTTAACCACCGGCTTAGGGTGTCACAAAAAAAAGCAGGTCTCTCAAATCCCGGTGATGGCATTATTGAAATAACCCAACACAAAAATGGCTGGTATTATTGGTTGTTACTGATTTTTGAGACATTCCATAATTTTCAAAGAATTTTTAAAATCGCCACCCGATCTGGGTGGCGGTTTGTTGGTTTATAGGTTTATCCTCTCAGATATTGACTTAGCCTGCAAGAATAACAGTAAATAATCCCTTCCTCCGGCTTTTGAATCCGTTCCTGACATGTTAAAGCCACCAAAAGGATGTACACCAACGAGAGCACCTGTGCATTTTCGATTGAAATACAGATTACCCACGTGGAAGGTTTTCTTTGCTTCTTCAATGCGTTCTCGTTTTTTCGTGTAGAGCGCACCGGTTAAACCATATTCGGTACAGTTGGCTATGTCCATAGCGTCGTCAAAATCCTTTGCCTTGATAAATGCGGTAACCGGGCCAAAGATCTCTTCTTGCGCGACCCTTGCATAGCGATCAACATCTGCTATTACGGTTGGCTCGATGAAATACCCCGGTAAACCTTCAACACGCTTTCCACCAGTAACGAGCCGCCCTTCTTCTTTACCTATGTCTATGTAGCTCAAAATTTTCCTCATGGCATTTTCATTGACCACGGGGCCAAGCCAGTTTTCCGGGTCTCTCACATCACCAATTTTTATCTTCTTTGTTCTTTCGATAACCTTTTCCAACAATTCATCGTAAATGGCTTCAACGGCTATCACCCTTGAACCTGCGGAACATTTTTGACCCTGAAAGCCAAAGGCACTCGCGACAACGCCATCAGCAGCTGCGTCAAGATCTGCTGTTTCGTCAATAACTACTGCGTCTTTTCCACCCATTTCGAGCACTACACGCTTTATCCACTTTTGTCCGGGCTGGTGTTTGGCAGCTAATTCGTTAATCCTGAGGCCCACATCTTTAGACCCTGTGAAGGAAATGAATCTGATTTTTGGGTGTTCCACAATGTAATCGCCTATCTCAGCACCGCTACCGGGAACAAAATTCACGACTCCTTCAGGTAAACCTGCTTCGTGGAGTATTTCGACGAATTTTGCTGCAATTATTGGAGAGTCACTTGCTGGTTTAAGAAGCACACAGTTCCCCGCAACAGCAGCTGCGGATGTCATACCGACCATAATTGCGCCTGGGAAGTTCCACGGCGGAATTACAGCCCCTACACCTATAGGAATATAAACAAGTTCATTGTTCTCATTTGGAATTCTTACTACCGGTTGCTGTGAAGCGTATCTTACAGCTTCCCTTGAATAAAATTCTAAAAAGTCAATCGCTTCTGCGAGATCTGCATCGGCTTCAAGCCAGTTTTTACCCACTTCAAGAATCATGGTAGCGTCCAGCTCATAGCGTCGCTCT from Kosmotoga arenicorallina S304 includes the following:
- a CDS encoding NosD domain-containing protein translates to MLLKKSLMFFTVLLVLSTLLIADEEMVRTITVNPEGSIDSLQKAIDIAQNGDIIIVMPGVYSTKAVINKSLEIVGEKGKVYFEPIDSEIPMIVVIGSDELKFEGINFRGNGRLFQSIMSNVSFRNCKFETSGTAILFSGGSLSISTSVFNGVKEKIKGGFTYRGTAMLVSAANNIEFTNNLVKHMGTGLLVSNVDTLYSQNNKFSENVIGAKFIDVSELDLSKNIFYRNHVAVILSGKGNCSLESNIFSKSTKWDLSLSTEECKLCSKCVEKPFDGSVYGKENISDNHIFCPQDSVEILKLFVRKD
- the pruA gene encoding L-glutamate gamma-semialdehyde dehydrogenase, which gives rise to MPEATDFIVLPPFKNESYIDPSNPDVRKKMKEALEKVANEKKDYDLIIGGKKYSTEKKNKSINPSNPEEIVGVTSKAIRELIDKALDVAWEAFETWKHTPVEERVKPFLKAAQIMRERRYELDATMILEVGKNWLEADADLAEAIDFLEFYSREAVRYASQQPVVRIPNENNELVYIPIGVGAVIPPWNFPGAIMVGMTSAAAVAGNCVLLKPASDSPIIAAKFVEILHEAGLPEGVVNFVPGSGAEIGDYIVEHPKIRFISFTGSKDVGLRINELAAKHQPGQKWIKRVVLEMGGKDAVVIDETADLDAAADGVVASAFGFQGQKCSAGSRVIAVEAIYDELLEKVIERTKKIKIGDVRDPENWLGPVVNENAMRKILSYIDIGKEEGRLVTGGKRVEGLPGYFIEPTVIADVDRYARVAQEEIFGPVTAFIKAKDFDDAMDIANCTEYGLTGALYTKKRERIEEAKKTFHVGNLYFNRKCTGALVGVHPFGGFNMSGTDSKAGGRDYLLLFLQAKSISERINL